In the Solanum pennellii chromosome 5, SPENNV200 genome, one interval contains:
- the LOC107020640 gene encoding protein WVD2-like 7: MAGDIEEPFRHSFQADSWQSGSISFGRFENESLCWERRSSFTHNRYLEEVEKYSKPGSVTEKKAYFEARLRKKALLRQSSSEWQNGTESQASENDGHDTSYEGDFEHVNEIGHSAHIVDNHDRSANLLENEKYQASENDVIENEGYAGDFEHVNEVDHSARFDETIDRSIHLLKNGKYQAENTGYDGDFERVNEVGHSTRFEESFDGSHNGDIEVIECDGVDSIILHSGPQTELATNSSDVLQSVPEHMEAEANFHLNAGNSAFDDDPKTEIEVKGKLEGQESSMEFSSNSVDLSSNAHTTEKDGSVSSEPQRSSSSKVRTASQSRDTKARMLPQVSVASGKGTISKQAYKDMPSKPNRRHSDVSFTRRGEKPRLDAPGPLLRSTARMPKPEVCSGSKANVINQQKSTEQQPKARKAAASRASSAEKVSHRVHQSVNRDKQSVNSCKPDMKQNGSGFLFKSEERAKKRKEFLMKLEEKMHAVEAEKHQLQARTQVKKEAELKQLRRNLNFKATPMPAFYHEPGRRSDSNKELASKTKSSKSQSRPSTSGARVTSVTENTVPCSTSEHLIMLDSPQVSEVTNHASAELSDSSVPSSVRTNKTSWQTRSNRTVAPKREQEKKQVLNSPRPRTADTIKGNKGFKAEEKTKVVARRSIGNNAMRKDIRSIDLSRSTRVGRLAVGVAS; the protein is encoded by the exons ATGGCTGGTGATATTGAAGAACCCTTTAGGCATAGTTTTCAg GCTGATTCGTGGCAATCGGGATCTATCTCATTCGGTAGATTTGAGAATGAAAGTTTATGTTGGGAGAGGAGGTCTTCTTTTACACATAACAGGTATCTTGAAGAGGTTGAGAAATACTCCAAGCCAGGTTCTGTAACTGAGAAGAAAGCATATTTTGAGGCACGTCTTAGAAAGAAGGCACTTCTACGCCAGAGTTCATCAGAGTGGCAGAATGGGACCGAATCTCAAGCTAGTGAAAATGACGGCCATGATACAAGTTATGAGGGGGACTTTGAGCATGTTAATGAGATTGGCCATTCGGCACACATTGTTGATAATCATGATAGATCAGCCAATTTACTGGAGAATGAAAAGTATCAAGCTAGTGAAAATGATGTCATTGAAAATGAAGGCTACGCGGGGGACTTTGAGCATGTTAACGAAGTCGACCATTCTGCACGCTTTGATGAAACTATTGATAGATCAATACATTTATTGAAGAATGGAAAGTATCAAGCTGAGAACACAGGTTATGATGGTGACTTTGAGCGAGTGAATGAGGTTGGTCATTCTACACGCTTTGAGGAGAGTTTTGATGGATCTCACAACGGAGACATCGAAGTCATAGAATGTGATGGAGTAGATAGTATAATTCTCCATTCTGGACCCCAGACTGAACTAGCTACCAATAGTTCTGATGTTCTTCAAAGTGTTCCTGAACATATGGAAGCTGAAGCAAATTTTCATCTCAATGCTGGAAATTCAGCTTTTGATGATGATCCTAAAACTGAGATTGAAGTAAAAGGGAAACTAGAGGGCCAAGAGAGCAGTATGGAGTTTTCATCGAACTCCGTTGATCTATCCTCTAATGCTCACACCACTGAGAAAGATGGTAGTGTTAGTTCAGAACCTCAACGAAGTTCATCTTCAAAG GTGAGGACTGCATCTCAATCTAGAGACACAAAAGCTAGGATGTTGCCCCAAGTTAGTGTTGCTAGTGGCAAGGGGACAATCTCAAAACAAGCATATAAAGACATGCCAAGTAAACCAAATAGAAGGCATAGTGATGTTTCCTTCacaagaagaggagaaaagccCAGATTGGATGCTCCTGGCCCTCTTTTGCGTTCAACAGCAAGAATGCCAAAACCAGAG GTTTGTTCGGGTTCAAAAGCCAATGTAATTAATCAACAGAAAAG CACCGAACAGCAGCCTAAAGCAAGAAAGGCTGCCGCTTCTCGTGCTTCCAGTGCAGAGAAAGTTAGCCATAGAGTACATCAAAGTGTAAACAG GGATAAGCAGAGTGTAAATTCATGTAAGCCAGACATGAAACAGAATGGATCTGGTTTCCTTTTCAAAAGTGAAGAGCGTGCCAAGAAAAGGAAAGAG TTCCTTATGAAGTTAGAGGAGAAAATGCATGCAGTAGAGGCAGAAAAACATCAGCTCCAAGCAAGAACTCAG GTAAAGAAAGAAGCAGAGTTAAAACAGCTACGGAGAAATCTCAATTTCAAAGCAACTCCCATGCCTGCCTTCTACCATGAACCTGGTCGTCGGTCAGACAGTAACAAG GAGTTAGCAAGTAAAACTAAATCAAGTAAATCACAAAGCAGACCTTCGACTTCAGGGGCTAGAGTTACTAGTGTAACAGAGAACACTGTTCCTTGTTCCACTAGTGAACATCTAATCATGCTTGATTCACCACAGGTTTCAGAAGTAACCAATCATGCTTCAGCAGAGTTATCTGACAGCAGCGTCCCGTCTTCAGTTCGAACAAACAAAACGTCCTGGCAGACGCGATCAAATAGAACAGTAGCTCCAAAGAGAGAGCAAGAGAAAAAGCAGGTCCTGAATTCTCCGAGACCGAGAACAGCAGATACAATCAAGGGAAACAAGGGCTTCAAAGCTGAAGAGAAAACAAAGGTGGTTGCGCGAAGATCAATAGGAAACAATGCAATGAGAAAAGATATTAGAAGTATCGATTTGAGCCGCAGTACAAGAGTGGGACGTTTAGCTGTTGGTGTTGCTTCCTAG
- the LOC107019832 gene encoding extensin-like, translating into MASKFTLIYLLPLLTLLLNFPARITPQECAYPCYPPPTGPTGNNPPPATTTPPGGYVPNPPSTTYQPPPSGYNNIPYLNSPPDDYANGEAPPPPEPIVPWFPFYYRKPPHSDQSSSSRITSKKMITLLVLVIFFV; encoded by the coding sequence atGGCTTCTAAATTCACACTAATATATCTTCTTCCACTACTAACACTCCTCCTCAACTTTCCGGCAagaatcacaccccaagaatgtgCTTACCCTTGTTATCCTCCTCCCACCGGCCCCACCGGAAACAACCCTCCTCCGGCCACCACAACCCCACCAGGTGGCTATGTCCCAAATCCACCATCAACCACCTATCAACCACCACCATCTGGTTACAACAACATCCCTTATCTGAATTCTCCACCTGATGATTACGCTAATGGTGaagcaccaccaccaccagAACCAATTGTCCCTTGGTTTCCATTTTATTATAGAAAACCTCCTCATTCTGATCAATCTTCATCATCAAGAATCACATCCAAAAAGATGATTACTTTATTAGTActagtaatattttttgtttaa